A genomic segment from Montipora foliosa isolate CH-2021 chromosome 9, ASM3666993v2, whole genome shotgun sequence encodes:
- the LOC137971530 gene encoding uncharacterized protein, which translates to MPNDQIQSEGSSVSAEIGQTSSGDSGGNSAAVYQVFSMFKDFLETKLGDKGKQIEHRSKLDKEVVQLKFKGNQKEFELNAELDTILESIETESESIDQTNLHPAPKMKNVLRRQAKLRVARDAKKNNSAVIVERNQELLWALIISFFVAVETLLATSSAVSNVANLDTGLRTADPCPGREVTSPLATILSLESPTTSQPQANQLNQSNDDALAQVHQFTQDYELESGHSLRVKGNMKNNLVFWRSIGAPGFILSLIENGYRLSFISFP; encoded by the exons ATGCCCAACGACCAGATACAGAGCGAAGGTTCGTCCGTTTCGGCTGAAATAGGCCAAACGTCTTCGGGTGACAGTGGAGGCAACTCAGCAGCTGTTTATCAAGTCTTTTCCATGTTCAAAGATTTTCTTGAGACAAAATTAGGagacaaaggaaagcaaatCGAGCATAGAAGTAAGTTAGATAAAGAAGTTGTGCAGCTAAAGTTCAAAGGGAACCAGAAAGAATTTGAGCTTAATGCCGAGCTGGATACCATTTTGGAAAGTATTGAAACCGAGAGTGAAAGCATCGA TCAGACGAACTTGCATCCGGCTCCGAAGATGAAAAACGTCTTAAGAAGGCAAGCGAAGCTGCGAGTCGCAAGAGACGCCAAAAAGAACAACTCTGCAGTGATCGTGGAAAGAAACCAAGAATTGCTTTGGGCGCTGATAATCAGCTTTTTCGTG GCCGTAGAGACGCTTTTGGCGACTTCTTCCGCTGTttcaaatgtggcaaatttgGACACTGGGCTAAGGACTGCCGATCCTTGTCCTGGCCGGGAAGTTACCAGCCCCTTAGCTACAATTCTTTCCCTGGAATCTCCTACAACAAGCCAACCTCAGGCCAATCAGCTCAATCAAAGCAATGATGATGCCTTGGCGCAGGTACATCAGTTTACGCAGGATTACGAACTTGAAAGCGGACATTCATTACGTGTTAAGGGTAATATGAAgaataatttagttttctgGAGATCTATAGGTGCTCCGGGTTTCATTTTGTCTCTTATTGAAAATGGCTACAGACTGTCATTCATTAGTTTTccgtaa